The sequence CGCCGGCGGAAAAAGACTTCATTGATCTGCGGCCGTCAGGATATACTGGTTTTAGTCTGGAAAAACCAAAGCAATTCATACTTGGGAGCCGGTTGGATATTGGGCCGATTACGGCTAAAGAAGAGAGATTGCGACTTGTACCGGAATTCGCCCTGGGACTTGGCGGCGGCGGCGTCTCGGTAATGGCCGTCATGAACGTCGAGTATGCTATAGCGAACATCGAAAGTGGTGACTATCGAATTGTTCCTTATGCCCGCATGGGATTTGGCGTGCTTGGTTTCGGTGGAGATATATCGGAAAGAGATACGGAGGGCGTTCTTAATTTCACCTACGGTATCAGCATCGACCCCAGAAAAGCGGGCCTGTTTCGCGGCATAGGAAACCCTGCTGTTTTTATTGAGCATCAGATTATCGATCTGTTTGATCTTAACCGGGTTGTGCTGGGTTTCCAATGGTCGCGATAATTGTGCGCCGTCTGGATAACATATTTAGGGAGTTATTATGAAGATTCTTGTACCAACCGCCGGGTTTCCACCGGCCAAACAATCAGCTGATTATATTGTGCGCATTGCCAACAATTTGAGCGCTGATCTTGTTGTCTTGCATGTGTACTCCGGGACTAATCCGGAGCCGAATGCGAAAGCAGCGTTTGACGTGTTTGTGGAGACCGCTAATAAGGCTGGAATTAACGTTCAATCACGCGTCCAGCGCGGTAATATAGTCGATTCTATAATCTCGGTTGCAGAAAGCGGGGAATATGCGCTGATTATTATGGGGGCGAGTGCAGGCATTGGGTTGGAAGAATGGATCAGCTCACAGGTACTTCATTCGTCGCACCTCCCCGTTGTCGTCATTCCTCATGCCTTTCCAACGAAAGGAAAAACAAAGTGAGAATTGTTCTTGTAATTATTACAGTAGTTTTAGTAATACTGGCAATATTCACCGCCGCCAACTGGAGTGTACTGACTATCCCGACGCCTCTATCGTTTGTGGCCTTTTCTGTTGAAGGCCCTTTGGGCGTGATATTGCTTGGAGTAACACTAGGTCTTACATTGCTGATGGTGGCCTATGCACTCCTCCTGCGAACCTCATGGTTGGTGGAATCACGTCGTTTCAATCACCGGCTGGAGGAACAACGCGAGTTGGCTGAAAAGGCTGAATCTTCCCGAATTATTGCATTGCAGGAATTGCTTGAGCAGGAGTTCGAGGACATGAAAACGTCCTTACAGACGCTGAGTGCATCGGGCCTGGCCCGGATCGAGAGCGCCGAGAAAGCTCTTATCAAGACAATCGAGGAAAACAGTAATGGTATTGTTGCTCAGATCGGTTACATTGATGATAGAATAAAAGGCGGATCGGAATCATCCAATACTTAATCAGAACCAGAAAAAACCAACTCAATGTGACCTAATAGACCAAATAGCTGTTGGATGCAATCTCCAGCAGACAGAATTATTGATGAACTATTATATACTTGTCAATCACAATGCGCTCAGATATTTTCCGCGCGCCGACGCCGCTTGATGCTCAAACCGGTATCCGGCACTTCACACATAAATAAACTTATCAATAACCGGAAATAAAAAAAGGAAACCGGCCTGAAGCCGGTTCCCTCTGAATCTGATCCCGCGCCGAAAACGACACAGGTTTCAAAACATGCCTTTAGTACGGCTTACGATAGCGGTTGCTTCCGCTGTTGTTGCCGCCGCTGCTTCCGCCGCTCTGCGCGCGCGGTTTCGCCTCGTTGACATTCATCGCCCGTCCATTTAGCTCATGACCGTTAAGGCCGCTGATGGCAGCGTTGGATTCGTCTTTTCCGGACATCTCCACAAACGCAAAACCTTTGGGCTTCCCGGTGTACTTGTCGGAAATAATGTTGATAGTTGAAACTTCACCATAACCCTCGAAGGCCTGGCGTAATTGATCTTCTGTCGTATCGAACGACAGGTTGCCGATGTAGATATTCATCCTACACTCCGAATTTGCTTATCTTGAAGACAACTTCATCTCTATGGTGTTGGACACTTCAAGATAAACGATTAATTGCGCATCATCGCGCGATCAATTCGAGATTAAGCTTTAGCGGAGAGTTGTGGATTTAGGACAAGACTACGAAAAGGCTGAACTCAAATTAATATTGGTTTCTTCATTATACGCTGTGCCTTGCCAAATAC comes from candidate division Zixibacteria bacterium HGW-Zixibacteria-1 and encodes:
- a CDS encoding RNA-binding protein — encoded protein: MNIYIGNLSFDTTEDQLRQAFEGYGEVSTINIISDKYTGKPKGFAFVEMSGKDESNAAISGLNGHELNGRAMNVNEAKPRAQSGGSSGGNNSGSNRYRKPY